The following are encoded in a window of Citrobacter freundii genomic DNA:
- the cspD gene encoding cold shock-like protein CspD has translation METGTVKWFNNAKGFGFICPEGGGEDIFAHYSTIQMDGYRTLKAGQSVQFDVHQGPKGNHASLIVPVLEAEAVA, from the coding sequence ATGGAAACGGGTACTGTTAAGTGGTTCAACAATGCCAAAGGGTTCGGTTTCATCTGCCCTGAAGGCGGCGGCGAAGATATCTTCGCTCATTACTCCACCATTCAGATGGATGGTTACAGAACGCTAAAAGCCGGACAATCTGTCCAGTTTGATGTCCACCAGGGTCCAAAAGGCAATCACGCCAGTCTTATTGTGCCCGTACTTGAAGCAGAAGCTGTCGCATAG
- the clpS gene encoding ATP-dependent Clp protease adapter ClpS → MGKTNDWLDFDLLAEDKLRDALKPPSMYKVILVNDDYTPMEFVIDVLQKFFSYDVERATQLMLAVHYQGKAICGVFTAEVAETKVAMVNKYARENEHPLLCTLEKA, encoded by the coding sequence ATGGGTAAGACGAACGACTGGCTGGATTTCGATCTGCTGGCGGAAGATAAATTGCGCGACGCGCTAAAACCGCCATCTATGTATAAAGTGATATTAGTCAATGATGATTACACTCCGATGGAGTTTGTTATTGACGTGTTACAAAAATTCTTTTCTTATGATGTAGAACGTGCAACGCAACTGATGCTTGCTGTTCACTATCAAGGTAAGGCTATTTGCGGCGTATTTACCGCCGAAGTGGCTGAGACCAAAGTGGCGATGGTGAACAAATATGCGAGGGAGAACGAGCATCCGTTGCTATGTACGCTGGAAAAAGCCTGA
- the clpA gene encoding ATP-dependent Clp protease ATP-binding subunit ClpA, protein MLNQELELSLNMAFARAREHRHEFMTVEHLLLALLSNPSAREALEACSVDLVALRQELEAFIEQTTPVLPESEEERDTQPTLSFQRVLQRAVFHVQSSGRNEVTGANVLVAIFSEQESQAAYLLRKHEVSRLDVVNFISHGTRKDEPSQSADSGNQPNNEEQAGGEDRMENFTTNLNQLARVGGIDPLIGREKELERAIQVLCRRRKNNPLLVGESGVGKTAIAEGLAWRIVQGDVPEVMADCTLYSLDIGSLLAGTKYRGDFEKRFKALLKQLEQDTNSILFIDEIHTIIGAGAASGGQVDAANLIKPLLSSGKIRVIGSTTYQEFSNIFEKDRALARRFQKIDITEPSVEETVQIINGLKPKYEAHHDVRYTAKAVRAAVELAVKYINDRHLPDKAIDVIDEAGARARLMPISKRKKTVNVADIESVVARIARIPEKSVSQSDRDTLKNLGNRLKMLVFGQDKAIEALTEAIKMSRAGLGHEHKPVGSFLFAGPTGVGKTEVTVQLSKALGIELLRFDMSEYMERHTVSRLIGAPPGYVGYDQGGLLTDAVIKHPHAVLLLDEIEKAHPDVFNLLLQVMDNGTLTDNNGRKADFRNVVLVMTTNAGVRETERKSIGLIHQDNSTDAMGEIKKVFTPEFRNRLDNIIWFDHLSTEVIHQVVDKFIVELQVQLDQKGVSLEVSQEARDWLAEKGYDRAMGARPMTRVVQDNLKKPLANELLFGSLVDGGQVTVALDKEKNELTYGFQSAQKHKPEAAH, encoded by the coding sequence ATGCTCAATCAAGAACTGGAACTCAGTTTAAACATGGCTTTCGCCAGAGCGCGCGAGCACCGACATGAGTTTATGACCGTCGAGCACTTGTTACTGGCGTTGCTCAGTAACCCATCGGCCCGCGAAGCGCTGGAAGCGTGTTCTGTGGACCTGGTGGCGCTCCGTCAGGAACTCGAAGCCTTCATTGAACAAACCACTCCCGTATTGCCTGAGAGCGAAGAAGAGCGCGACACGCAGCCGACGTTGAGTTTTCAGCGTGTGCTGCAACGCGCGGTCTTCCATGTTCAGTCCTCGGGGCGTAATGAAGTGACGGGCGCCAATGTACTGGTTGCCATCTTCAGCGAGCAGGAATCCCAGGCGGCCTATCTGCTGCGCAAGCATGAAGTTAGCCGACTGGACGTGGTGAATTTTATTTCTCATGGCACGCGCAAAGACGAACCGAGTCAGTCTGCTGACTCCGGTAATCAGCCAAATAACGAAGAGCAAGCTGGCGGGGAGGATCGTATGGAGAACTTCACCACTAACCTTAACCAGCTCGCTCGCGTGGGTGGGATTGACCCGCTCATTGGCCGCGAAAAAGAGCTGGAGCGGGCTATTCAGGTACTGTGCCGTCGTCGTAAAAACAACCCGCTGCTGGTCGGTGAGTCTGGCGTCGGTAAAACCGCGATTGCCGAAGGTCTGGCCTGGCGTATTGTCCAGGGCGATGTGCCGGAAGTGATGGCCGACTGCACGCTTTACTCCTTGGATATCGGTTCGCTGCTGGCGGGCACCAAATACCGCGGGGATTTCGAAAAACGCTTTAAAGCGCTGCTGAAACAGCTGGAACAGGATACCAACAGCATTCTGTTTATCGATGAGATCCACACCATTATCGGTGCGGGTGCGGCATCGGGCGGCCAGGTGGATGCTGCAAACCTGATCAAACCGCTGCTCTCAAGCGGTAAGATCCGCGTGATTGGCTCAACCACTTACCAGGAGTTCAGTAACATTTTCGAGAAAGACCGTGCGTTAGCGCGTCGCTTCCAGAAAATTGATATTACGGAACCGTCGGTGGAAGAGACCGTGCAGATCATCAACGGGCTGAAACCGAAATACGAAGCGCACCATGACGTTCGCTACACCGCCAAAGCGGTACGTGCGGCGGTGGAACTGGCGGTGAAATACATCAACGATCGTCACCTGCCGGATAAAGCGATTGACGTGATCGATGAAGCGGGCGCGCGTGCGCGTCTGATGCCGATCAGTAAGCGTAAGAAAACCGTCAACGTGGCGGATATCGAGTCCGTGGTAGCCCGCATAGCGCGGATCCCGGAGAAGAGCGTGTCGCAAAGCGATCGCGATACGCTGAAGAATCTGGGTAACCGTCTGAAGATGCTGGTATTCGGACAGGATAAAGCCATTGAGGCGCTGACCGAAGCCATCAAGATGAGCCGTGCTGGTCTGGGCCACGAGCACAAACCTGTGGGCTCGTTCCTGTTTGCCGGTCCGACCGGTGTCGGGAAAACCGAAGTGACGGTGCAGTTGTCTAAAGCGCTGGGCATTGAACTGCTGCGTTTTGATATGTCTGAGTATATGGAACGCCACACCGTCAGCCGTCTGATTGGTGCGCCTCCGGGATATGTCGGCTATGACCAGGGTGGTTTGCTGACCGATGCGGTCATTAAGCATCCGCACGCGGTGCTGCTGCTGGATGAAATTGAGAAAGCGCACCCGGATGTCTTCAACCTGCTGCTGCAGGTGATGGACAACGGTACGCTGACCGACAATAACGGGCGCAAAGCGGATTTCCGCAACGTGGTGCTGGTGATGACCACCAACGCCGGGGTGCGTGAAACCGAACGTAAATCGATTGGCCTTATTCATCAGGACAACAGTACTGATGCGATGGGGGAAATCAAAAAAGTATTTACGCCGGAATTCCGTAACCGTCTCGACAACATTATCTGGTTCGATCACCTCTCTACCGAGGTAATCCATCAGGTGGTCGATAAATTTATTGTTGAGCTTCAGGTGCAGTTGGATCAGAAAGGCGTCTCTCTGGAAGTGAGTCAGGAAGCGCGTGACTGGCTGGCAGAGAAAGGCTATGACCGTGCAATGGGCGCACGTCCGATGACGCGTGTAGTCCAGGATAACCTGAAGAAACCACTGGCCAACGAACTGTTGTTCGGTTCGCTGGTTGACGGCGGACAGGTGACCGTAGCGCTGGATAAAGAGAAAAATGAGCTGACCTATGGCTTCCAGAGTGCACAAAAGCACAAGCCAGAAGCCGCACATTAA
- the yegQ gene encoding tRNA 5-hydroxyuridine modification protein YegQ — MFKPELLSPAGTLKNMRYAFAYGADAVYAGQPRYSLRVRNNEFNHENLQLGINEAHELGKKFYVVVNIAPHNAKLKTFIRDLKPVVEMGPDALIMSDPGLIMLVRENFPDMDIHLSVQANAVNWATVKFWKQMGLTRVILSRELSLEEIEEIRTQVPDMELEIFVHGALCMAYSGRCLLSGYINKRDPNQGTCTNACRWEYNVQEGKEDVVGNIVHKYEPIPVQNVEPTLGIGAPTDKVFMLEEAQRPGEYMTAFEDEHGTYIMNSKDLRAIAHVERLTQMGVHSLKIEGRTKSYYYCARTAQVYRKAIDDAAAGKPFDPQLLETLEGLAHRGYTEGFLRRHTHDDYQNYEYGFSVSERQQFVGEFTGERKGELAAVIVKNKFTVGDSLELMTPQGNVNFTLEQMENAKGEAMPVAPGDGYTVWMPVPEDIDLNYALLMRNFAGESTRNPHEK, encoded by the coding sequence ATGTTTAAACCGGAACTCCTTTCCCCGGCGGGAACGCTGAAGAACATGCGTTACGCTTTTGCCTATGGCGCAGATGCCGTCTACGCGGGCCAACCACGTTACTCCCTGCGCGTACGCAACAACGAATTCAACCACGAAAACTTACAGCTCGGCATCAATGAAGCCCATGAACTGGGTAAAAAATTCTATGTAGTGGTCAATATTGCGCCACACAACGCCAAGTTGAAAACCTTCATTCGTGACCTGAAGCCGGTGGTGGAAATGGGGCCGGATGCATTAATCATGTCCGATCCAGGTCTGATTATGTTGGTGCGCGAAAACTTCCCGGACATGGATATTCACCTGTCAGTACAAGCGAACGCCGTAAACTGGGCGACGGTAAAATTCTGGAAACAGATGGGGCTGACCCGCGTGATCCTGTCCCGTGAACTGTCACTGGAAGAAATCGAAGAGATCCGCACCCAGGTGCCGGATATGGAGCTTGAAATCTTCGTTCACGGCGCACTGTGCATGGCCTACTCCGGCCGCTGCCTGCTCTCCGGTTACATCAACAAGCGTGACCCGAACCAGGGAACCTGCACCAATGCCTGCCGCTGGGAATACAACGTGCAGGAAGGCAAAGAAGATGTGGTGGGTAACATCGTGCACAAGTACGAGCCTATCCCGGTACAAAACGTTGAGCCGACGCTGGGTATTGGCGCGCCAACGGACAAAGTGTTTATGCTCGAAGAAGCCCAGCGTCCGGGCGAGTACATGACCGCGTTCGAAGACGAACACGGCACCTACATCATGAACTCCAAAGATTTACGCGCCATTGCCCACGTTGAGCGCCTGACCCAAATGGGTGTGCACTCTCTGAAAATCGAAGGTCGCACCAAGTCTTATTACTACTGCGCACGTACCGCGCAGGTGTATCGTAAAGCAATTGACGATGCCGCAGCCGGTAAACCGTTCGACCCGCAGCTGCTGGAAACGCTGGAAGGCCTGGCGCATCGCGGTTATACCGAAGGTTTCCTGCGTCGCCATACGCATGACGACTATCAGAACTACGAATATGGTTTCTCCGTTTCCGAACGCCAGCAGTTTGTCGGTGAATTCACCGGTGAGCGTAAAGGTGAACTGGCTGCGGTTATCGTGAAAAATAAATTCACCGTCGGCGATAGCCTGGAGCTGATGACCCCGCAGGGCAACGTCAATTTCACGCTCGAGCAGATGGAAAATGCCAAAGGCGAAGCGATGCCTGTGGCGCCGGGCGACGGTTACACCGTCTGGATGCCGGTCCCGGAAGATATCGATCTGAATTATGCATTGTTAATGCGTAATTTTGCCGGTGAGTCCACGCGCAACCCGCATGAAAAGTAG